A part of Paenibacillus antri genomic DNA contains:
- a CDS encoding ubiquinol-cytochrome c reductase iron-sulfur subunit, which yields MSEHQQHGNHESEHKETKRREMSRRQFLSYTLGGASAFMAAGVVIPMLRFAVDPVLQAKGAGTLVKVVEVDKITEEPASFTFNVHQVDGWYESDPEMVAWISKDADGNIFALSPVCKHLGCAVNWNTNAEYQNQYFCPCHGAHYTKEGKNLAIAPAPLDEYQVEIQEGFVYLGPIKPNERV from the coding sequence ATGAGCGAACATCAACAACATGGAAACCACGAGTCCGAACACAAGGAGACGAAGCGGCGCGAGATGTCCCGCCGTCAGTTTCTTTCCTATACGCTTGGCGGGGCCAGCGCGTTCATGGCGGCAGGCGTCGTCATCCCGATGCTCCGTTTTGCCGTTGATCCGGTGCTCCAGGCGAAAGGCGCGGGCACGCTCGTGAAGGTGGTCGAGGTCGACAAGATTACAGAAGAGCCGGCATCGTTCACGTTCAACGTGCATCAAGTGGACGGATGGTACGAAAGCGATCCGGAAATGGTCGCATGGATTTCCAAAGACGCGGACGGCAACATCTTTGCGCTGTCTCCGGTGTGCAAGCACTTGGGCTGCGCGGTCAACTGGAACACGAACGCAGAATACCAGAACCAGTATTTCTGTCCTTGTCACGGCGCGCATTACACGAAGGAAGGCAAGAACTTGGCAATCGCGCCGGCGCCGCTGGACGAATACCAGGTAGAGATTCAAGAAGGCTTCGTATACTTAGGACCGATCAAACCGAACGAACGGGTGTAA
- the qcrB gene encoding menaquinol-cytochrome c reductase cytochrome b subunit yields the protein MLKTVYNWIDERLDITPIWRDVADHEVPEHVNPAHHFSAFVYCFGGLTFFITVIQILSGMFLTMYYVPDIVNAYASVDYLQHKVAFGVIVRGMHHWGASLVIVMMFLHTLRVFFTGSYKHPREMNWVVGMLIFGVMLGLGFTGYLLPWDNKAYFATKVGIQIAASVPFIGESIKVFLQGGDIVGAQTIARFFALHVFFLPAVLLALLAGHFFLIRKQGISGPL from the coding sequence ATGTTAAAAACCGTATACAACTGGATCGACGAACGTCTCGACATTACGCCGATCTGGAGGGACGTGGCGGATCACGAGGTGCCGGAGCACGTAAACCCGGCGCATCACTTCTCCGCGTTCGTTTATTGCTTCGGCGGGTTGACGTTCTTCATCACCGTCATTCAGATTTTGTCGGGGATGTTCCTGACGATGTACTACGTCCCGGATATCGTGAACGCCTACGCGTCCGTCGACTACTTGCAGCATAAGGTCGCGTTCGGCGTCATCGTCCGCGGCATGCATCACTGGGGCGCGAGCCTCGTTATCGTCATGATGTTCCTGCACACGCTTCGCGTGTTCTTCACGGGTTCGTACAAACATCCGCGCGAGATGAACTGGGTCGTCGGGATGCTGATCTTCGGCGTCATGCTCGGTCTCGGCTTCACCGGATACTTGCTGCCGTGGGACAACAAAGCGTACTTCGCGACCAAGGTCGGCATTCAGATCGCGGCGTCCGTGCCGTTCATCGGCGAATCGATCAAGGTGTTCTTACAGGGCGGAGACATCGTAGGCGCGCAGACGATCGCCCGATTCTTCGCATTGCACGTATTCTTCTTACCGGCTGTTCTGCTTGCGCTTCTCGCGGGGCACTTCTTCCTGATTCGGAAGCAGGGCATCTCCGGACCGTTGTGA
- a CDS encoding menaquinol-cytochrome c reductase cytochrome b/c subunit — MAGSHHNGKDNNEKIVYVGDSRVPKPTKVHTPLDYSAFPGKSEAFIPNFLLKEWMVGCVALVGVLVLVVSHPAPLGYPADPTNTGFIPMPDWYFLFMYQLLKYPYMSDQFIVLGTVGIPGLAFGGLLLAPFLDRSPERRFYRRPVTSAMMLLSLAAIVYLTNVSWTHYQHELEVNGIVPEHIEREEKMREEREAIKNGEEPPKEAESVVFADDPAAEIYQKATCIQCHGTDMRGAAASLIGIGDKYTEEEIADIVHNGKGGMMPQYDANIEQGLTAEEMDALIAWLALQKAENEGKEAPAAH; from the coding sequence ATGGCCGGTTCGCATCATAACGGTAAAGACAACAACGAAAAGATCGTTTACGTCGGCGACTCGCGGGTCCCGAAGCCTACGAAGGTTCATACGCCGCTTGACTATTCGGCATTCCCGGGCAAGTCCGAAGCGTTCATCCCGAACTTCCTGCTGAAGGAATGGATGGTCGGTTGCGTAGCGTTAGTAGGCGTCCTCGTCTTGGTGGTCTCTCATCCGGCGCCGCTCGGCTACCCGGCGGATCCGACGAACACCGGCTTCATTCCGATGCCGGACTGGTACTTCTTGTTCATGTACCAGCTGCTGAAGTATCCGTACATGTCCGACCAGTTCATCGTACTCGGTACGGTGGGCATCCCGGGCCTCGCATTCGGCGGCCTGCTGCTCGCACCGTTCCTCGACCGCTCCCCGGAGCGCCGCTTCTACCGGCGTCCGGTGACGTCCGCGATGATGCTCTTATCTCTTGCCGCGATCGTCTACTTGACGAACGTATCTTGGACGCACTATCAACACGAGCTCGAAGTGAACGGCATCGTGCCGGAGCATATCGAGCGCGAAGAGAAGATGCGCGAAGAGCGCGAAGCGATCAAGAACGGCGAGGAGCCGCCGAAGGAAGCGGAATCGGTCGTGTTCGCGGACGATCCGGCTGCGGAGATTTATCAGAAGGCGACTTGCATCCAGTGCCACGGCACTGACATGAGAGGCGCCGCAGCTTCGCTGATCGGCATCGGCGACAAGTACACGGAAGAAGAGATCGCCGATATCGTGCACAACGGCAAGGGCGGTATGATGCCGCAATACGACGCTAACATCGAACAAGGCCTCACGGCCGAAGAGATGGACGCGTTGATCGCATGGCTCGCGCTGCAGAAAGCCGAGAACGAAGGCAAAGAAGCGCCGGCGGCGCACTAA
- a CDS encoding DUF1405 domain-containing protein — protein sequence MIDRISWLWGRSLLLSPWFLQALLWVNVLGTLYGYEWYRGQLVRTWNEYGEWLVVFVPDSPTASLFFSITILYLIRDASRARRGVETLKPAGSGSPLSWRGVWEGLAVITQVKYGIWAVSIIFWGASQGDTIVWQEWMLVASHSAMAIEALLYMRFYRFTALAVAIGAAWTLTNDYIDYAFGVFPYLPAPLYDNVGEVQLFTVSLSVLGIACAFLGVRLAAKYRV from the coding sequence GTGATCGACCGAATCTCTTGGCTGTGGGGCCGTTCGCTGCTGCTCTCCCCTTGGTTTCTGCAAGCGTTGCTGTGGGTCAACGTCTTAGGTACGCTGTACGGATACGAATGGTATCGGGGGCAGTTGGTACGAACTTGGAACGAGTACGGGGAATGGTTGGTCGTCTTCGTGCCCGACAGTCCGACGGCGAGTTTATTTTTCAGCATTACGATCTTGTATTTGATCCGCGACGCATCGCGGGCGCGTCGAGGCGTAGAGACGCTGAAGCCTGCCGGAAGCGGCTCCCCGCTCAGCTGGCGAGGCGTCTGGGAGGGGCTCGCGGTCATCACGCAGGTGAAATACGGCATCTGGGCGGTGTCGATCATCTTCTGGGGCGCTTCGCAAGGGGATACGATCGTGTGGCAGGAGTGGATGCTGGTGGCGTCCCACTCGGCGATGGCGATCGAGGCGCTGCTCTACATGCGCTTCTACCGTTTCACGGCGCTCGCCGTCGCGATCGGAGCGGCGTGGACGCTGACGAACGATTACATCGATTACGCGTTCGGCGTATTTCCGTACTTGCCCGCGCCGCTGTACGACAATGTCGGCGAGGTGCAGCTGTTTACCGTATCGCTATCCGTACTCGGCATCGCGTGCGCCTTCCTGGGCGTACGTCTTGCCGCAAAATATCGCGTCTAA
- a CDS encoding sporulation protein YpjB, with amino-acid sequence MVFFGRFRRYALIAVGAATLLFAAGCGSDEPVPEAEAKKVVTDVQRQTMRLMNDAAEGAYQSVQKGDLEQTKVRVAQLSVLSTKLSYEGLATVEGIEAVTGSINAAMRALNASSPDRQSTTMKVASARLAVDALSHREQPMWLGFRDTLTGDLEKMAMAVEARNDPAASEALASWRGHLTIVRPAVVVSRSASEAVKLDSITAFLTNALRSGDWDGLRQAMPNLEAALGEVFAEQDRETTVTPLAPTAEPPHPILWSLGLGAFIVSVLTYVAWRRYEADQGVARVKTERDFEGRG; translated from the coding sequence ATGGTGTTTTTCGGGCGATTTCGCCGTTACGCCTTGATCGCGGTCGGCGCGGCGACGCTTCTGTTCGCGGCCGGCTGCGGGTCGGACGAGCCGGTCCCGGAAGCGGAAGCGAAGAAGGTCGTAACGGACGTGCAGCGACAGACGATGCGGTTAATGAACGATGCCGCCGAAGGGGCGTACCAAAGCGTGCAGAAAGGCGACCTGGAGCAGACGAAGGTTCGCGTGGCTCAATTGTCCGTCTTATCGACGAAGCTGTCTTACGAAGGGCTGGCGACCGTGGAAGGGATCGAAGCGGTGACCGGTTCGATCAACGCGGCGATGCGCGCGTTGAACGCGTCGTCTCCGGACCGGCAGTCGACGACGATGAAGGTCGCCTCCGCGCGACTCGCGGTGGACGCGTTGTCGCACCGGGAGCAGCCGATGTGGCTCGGCTTCCGCGATACGCTGACGGGCGATCTGGAGAAGATGGCGATGGCCGTCGAGGCGAGGAACGATCCGGCGGCAAGCGAAGCGCTCGCTTCGTGGCGGGGGCATCTGACGATCGTTCGTCCCGCCGTCGTCGTGTCTCGCAGCGCGTCCGAGGCGGTGAAGCTCGATTCGATCACGGCGTTCCTTACGAACGCCCTTCGTTCGGGCGATTGGGACGGTCTTCGGCAGGCGATGCCGAACCTGGAGGCGGCGCTCGGGGAAGTGTTCGCGGAGCAGGATCGGGAGACGACGGTCACGCCGCTCGCGCCGACGGCGGAGCCGCCGCATCCGATTCTTTGGTCGTTGGGTCTCGGGGCGTTCATCGTGTCGGTGCTGACTTACGTCGCGTGGAGACGATACGAGGCCGATCAAGGCGTGGCGAGAGTGAAGACGGAGCGGGATTTCGAAGGGCGAGGCTGA
- a CDS encoding YitT family protein — protein sequence MRIQNGIKLAKQLFPIMLGTAIYAFGIHYFIVPNELTEGGVTGISILLNYAFGIPLSVSTLLLNIPLFIIGWKLLGRKGMLLTGFGTLSLTLFLYIMERVLHMGFIVPFATEDDLFLASLYAGVTLGAGLGIVFRFGGTTGGVDILARIVNRTKGWSIGQFFLYFDAIVISVSLLFISMERVLYTLVVVFVAAKIIDVIQQGEYAARAFTVISERTQDISKQIMLELDRGVTLIPAKGAFTGQPKEMLYCVVYRHETRRLERIVRQADPRAFIIVSEVQDVLGEGFKSEDPGSDK from the coding sequence ATGCGTATCCAGAACGGAATCAAGCTTGCGAAGCAATTGTTTCCCATCATGCTCGGAACGGCGATCTACGCCTTCGGCATCCATTATTTCATCGTCCCGAACGAATTGACGGAAGGCGGCGTCACCGGCATCTCCATCCTGCTCAACTACGCGTTCGGCATACCGCTCTCGGTGTCCACGCTGCTTCTCAACATCCCGTTGTTCATCATCGGATGGAAGCTGCTGGGCCGTAAGGGCATGCTGCTGACCGGCTTCGGCACGCTGTCGTTGACTCTCTTCCTCTATATCATGGAGCGCGTGCTGCATATGGGGTTCATCGTCCCGTTCGCGACGGAGGACGACTTATTTCTCGCCTCGCTCTACGCGGGGGTCACGCTCGGCGCGGGGCTCGGCATCGTGTTTCGATTCGGGGGAACGACCGGAGGGGTCGACATCCTGGCGCGGATCGTCAATCGGACGAAGGGGTGGAGCATCGGACAGTTCTTCCTTTACTTCGATGCGATCGTGATCTCCGTGTCGCTGCTGTTCATCTCCATGGAGAGAGTGCTGTACACGCTCGTCGTCGTCTTCGTCGCGGCCAAGATCATCGACGTCATTCAGCAAGGGGAATACGCGGCGCGGGCGTTCACCGTCATCTCCGAGCGGACGCAGGACATCTCGAAGCAGATCATGCTAGAGCTCGATCGGGGCGTGACGCTCATCCCGGCGAAGGGCGCCTTCACCGGTCAGCCGAAGGAGATGCTGTATTGCGTCGTCTATCGTCACGAAACTCGGCGTCTCGAACGGATCGTTCGCCAAGCCGATCCCCGCGCCTTCATTATCGTATCGGAGGTACAGGACGTACTCGGGGAAGGCTTTAAATCCGAGGATCCCGGTTCGGACAAATAA
- a CDS encoding nucleotide pyrophosphohydrolase, translating into MREMQKEVDAYISQFKEGYFSPLSMLARMTEEVGELAREVNHTYGEKPKKRGEADNSIEYELGDILFIVICFANSLGIDLQKAHEMVLEKFNTRDANRWTKRDT; encoded by the coding sequence ATGCGGGAGATGCAGAAGGAAGTCGACGCGTACATCTCGCAGTTTAAAGAAGGTTATTTCAGCCCGCTCTCGATGCTCGCCCGCATGACCGAAGAGGTCGGCGAGCTCGCGCGCGAGGTGAATCATACGTACGGCGAGAAGCCGAAGAAGCGGGGCGAAGCGGACAATTCCATCGAATACGAGCTCGGCGACATCTTGTTTATCGTCATCTGCTTCGCGAATTCGCTCGGCATCGACCTGCAGAAAGCGCACGAGATGGTGCTCGAGAAATTCAACACGCGCGACGCGAATCGTTGGACGAAACGGGACACCTAA
- a CDS encoding tetratricopeptide repeat protein: MSGEKELQKAYESILGQHFEQAVEWFQKAIEQDPDNPDYHYKLSITYARSGRIDEALAHARKAASLAPDGAEYGIQVRALEAKQLIATAERLIAEGPSGDALATTYLRQALALDPLEEGAYVLLASTLYRMEEYTSAMAALKELLELSPNHRTASALLEQIKSSFAVYLEERT; this comes from the coding sequence ATGAGCGGCGAGAAGGAATTGCAGAAGGCTTATGAATCGATCCTCGGGCAGCATTTCGAGCAAGCGGTGGAATGGTTCCAGAAAGCGATCGAGCAAGATCCGGACAATCCGGATTATCATTATAAGCTGTCGATCACGTACGCGCGCAGCGGGCGGATCGACGAAGCGCTCGCGCATGCGCGCAAGGCGGCGTCGCTTGCGCCGGACGGCGCGGAGTACGGCATTCAGGTGCGCGCGCTGGAAGCCAAGCAGCTGATCGCGACGGCGGAGCGGCTGATCGCGGAAGGCCCGAGCGGCGACGCGCTCGCGACGACGTATTTGCGTCAAGCGCTGGCGTTGGATCCGCTGGAAGAAGGGGCGTACGTACTGCTCGCTTCGACGCTGTATCGCATGGAGGAGTATACGTCGGCCATGGCCGCGCTGAAGGAGCTCTTGGAGCTCTCTCCGAATCACCGGACGGCGTCGGCGCTGTTGGAACAAATCAAGTCATCATTCGCGGTTTATTTGGAGGAACGGACATGA
- the dapB gene encoding 4-hydroxy-tetrahydrodipicolinate reductase, which translates to MNERKIRVAVAGAGGRMGREVVKLVLSEPDFELAAAISPSSRGKDAGELVGLPACGIEVGHDLEESLSAVQADVLVDFTTPQLALRHAYIAIERRVRPVMGTTGFTPGHISDLDMLCRDAGIGGLIAPNFSIGAILMMKFAQEAAKYFPHLEIIEYHGDQKLDAPSGTAVKTAELVSQTRARMKQGNPNEHETIPGSRGGEYDGFRIHSVRLPGVFAQQEVVFGAFGQTLKIRHDSYDRAGYMPGVATAVRKVMETTGMVYGFEHMMD; encoded by the coding sequence ATGAACGAACGGAAAATACGCGTGGCGGTCGCCGGAGCGGGCGGCCGAATGGGCCGAGAGGTCGTTAAACTGGTGCTTAGCGAACCCGATTTCGAATTGGCGGCGGCGATATCGCCGTCTTCCCGCGGTAAGGACGCAGGCGAGCTCGTCGGCTTGCCGGCATGCGGGATCGAGGTCGGACACGATCTGGAGGAGTCGCTGAGCGCCGTCCAAGCCGACGTTCTCGTCGACTTTACGACGCCGCAGCTGGCGCTCCGCCACGCATACATAGCGATCGAACGCCGGGTGCGCCCGGTGATGGGCACGACGGGATTTACACCCGGCCATATTTCGGATTTGGACATGTTGTGCCGGGACGCGGGGATCGGCGGCTTGATCGCGCCGAATTTCTCCATCGGGGCGATCCTGATGATGAAGTTCGCGCAGGAAGCGGCGAAATATTTCCCTCATCTGGAGATCATCGAATATCATGGCGACCAGAAGCTGGACGCGCCTTCGGGCACGGCGGTCAAGACGGCGGAGCTCGTCTCGCAAACGCGGGCGCGGATGAAGCAGGGCAATCCGAACGAACACGAGACGATTCCAGGGTCCCGCGGCGGCGAGTACGACGGCTTCCGCATTCACAGCGTGAGACTGCCCGGAGTGTTCGCCCAGCAGGAGGTCGTCTTCGGCGCCTTCGGCCAAACGTTGAAAATTCGCCACGATTCGTACGATCGGGCGGGATATATGCCCGGCGTCGCGACGGCGGTGCGCAAGGTGATGGAGACGACGGGCATGGTGTACGGCTTCGAGCACATGATGGACTGA
- a CDS encoding methylglyoxal synthase, with protein MNISLIAHDRKKDEMVDFAIAYEQVLSRHRLFATGTTGQRIMENTKLTVHRFLSGPLGGDQQIGAMIAQNEMDLIIFLRDPLMAQPHEPDIIALLRLCDVHNIPLATNLGTAEVLVKAIERGDLDWREVVHGEA; from the coding sequence ATGAATATTTCATTGATCGCGCACGACCGCAAGAAAGACGAGATGGTCGATTTCGCCATCGCTTACGAGCAAGTGTTGTCGCGTCACCGGTTGTTCGCGACCGGGACGACCGGTCAACGCATCATGGAAAATACGAAGCTGACGGTGCATCGGTTTCTGTCGGGGCCGCTCGGCGGCGACCAACAGATCGGCGCCATGATCGCCCAGAACGAGATGGATTTGATCATCTTCCTGCGGGACCCGCTGATGGCGCAGCCCCACGAGCCGGACATTATCGCGCTGCTTCGGTTATGCGACGTGCATAACATCCCGCTCGCGACGAATCTCGGCACCGCCGAGGTGCTCGTGAAGGCGATCGAGCGCGGCGACTTGGACTGGCGAGAGGTTGTCCATGGCGAAGCGTAA
- the bshB1 gene encoding bacillithiol biosynthesis deacetylase BshB1: MAKRNEAEALDLLVFGAHPDDAEIGMAGTMAKHAAAGLRVGVCDLTRAELSSNGNPTLRAEEAEAASRALGLAYRSNLGLPDRGLVGDAEQLARVVREIRERRPRFVFAPYWKDRHPDHVACSALIEAAAFNAKLRRWMPDVPAWTIERLYFYFINDTDRADVAVDVTDYYEAKTASLAAYRSQFEPSDADAVATPLTQGYLRKVEQRDSLLGNALGVRYAEGFAAKQPQLLTLF; the protein is encoded by the coding sequence ATGGCGAAGCGTAACGAAGCCGAAGCGCTCGACCTGCTCGTCTTCGGCGCTCATCCCGACGACGCGGAGATCGGCATGGCCGGCACGATGGCGAAACACGCCGCCGCCGGACTTCGCGTCGGCGTCTGCGACTTGACGCGCGCGGAGCTGTCGTCGAACGGCAATCCGACGCTCCGCGCGGAAGAAGCGGAAGCGGCATCCCGGGCGCTCGGCCTCGCTTACCGGTCCAATCTCGGGCTGCCCGACCGCGGGCTGGTCGGCGACGCGGAGCAGCTTGCGCGCGTCGTACGGGAAATCCGCGAGCGGCGCCCCCGGTTCGTCTTCGCCCCGTATTGGAAGGACCGCCATCCCGATCATGTCGCGTGCAGCGCCTTGATCGAAGCGGCGGCGTTCAACGCGAAGCTGCGCCGGTGGATGCCGGACGTCCCCGCTTGGACGATCGAGCGGCTTTATTTTTATTTCATCAACGATACGGACCGCGCGGACGTCGCCGTCGACGTAACGGACTATTACGAAGCTAAGACGGCGTCGCTCGCGGCGTACCGCAGCCAATTCGAGCCGTCGGACGCCGACGCCGTCGCGACGCCGCTCACGCAAGGGTATTTACGGAAGGTGGAGCAACGGGACAGCTTATTGGGCAACGCGCTCGGCGTGCGATACGCGGAAGGGTTCGCCGCGAAGCAGCCGCAGCTCCTGACTCTATTTTGA
- the bshA gene encoding N-acetyl-alpha-D-glucosaminyl L-malate synthase BshA produces MRDKDKLNIGITCYPSLGGSGVVATELGKLLAERGHQVHFITHSMPFRLTGYHKNIFYHEVEVSDYHVFKYPPYDLSLAAKMAQVANMQKLDVLHVHYAIPHAVCAYLAKGMVERPLKVVTTLHGTDITILAHNESMADLIRLGINGSDAVTAVSNDLIRETQERLHITRPIDLTYNFVDKRVYYPRDCSRYRCDFAPKGEKILMHVSNFRPVKRISDVVDVFRRVNEEVPSRLVFIGEGPELGKTMARVREYGLEERVLFLGKQDEVAELLSVADIMLLTSEKESFGLVALEAMACGVPTVGTTAGGIPEVVKHGETGFLSDIGDTDSMADDCIRLLTDPTLYARVSANCTKRSQTVFCNDLIMETYEDIYYRILGREREQVVRERVCAVE; encoded by the coding sequence GTGAGAGACAAAGACAAATTAAACATCGGCATTACGTGTTATCCGTCGCTCGGCGGTTCCGGCGTCGTGGCGACGGAGCTCGGCAAGCTGCTCGCAGAGCGCGGTCATCAAGTGCATTTCATCACTCACAGCATGCCGTTCCGATTGACCGGCTACCACAAAAATATTTTCTATCACGAGGTCGAGGTTTCCGACTACCACGTGTTCAAATATCCGCCTTACGATTTGTCGCTCGCGGCGAAGATGGCGCAGGTGGCCAATATGCAGAAGCTCGACGTGCTGCACGTGCATTACGCGATTCCGCACGCCGTCTGCGCGTATTTGGCCAAAGGGATGGTCGAGCGGCCGCTGAAGGTCGTTACGACGCTGCACGGCACGGATATTACGATTCTGGCGCATAACGAAAGCATGGCCGACCTGATTCGTCTCGGCATCAACGGCAGCGACGCGGTGACGGCCGTGTCCAACGACCTGATTCGCGAAACGCAGGAGCGGCTGCATATTACGCGCCCGATCGATCTGACGTACAATTTCGTCGATAAGCGCGTATATTATCCGCGGGATTGCTCGCGCTACCGGTGCGATTTCGCGCCGAAGGGCGAGAAGATTCTCATGCACGTTTCGAATTTCCGGCCGGTGAAGCGCATCTCCGACGTCGTCGACGTGTTCCGCCGGGTGAACGAAGAGGTGCCTTCGCGCCTCGTCTTCATCGGGGAAGGACCGGAGCTCGGCAAGACGATGGCGCGCGTGCGCGAGTACGGCTTGGAGGAGCGCGTGCTCTTCCTCGGCAAGCAGGACGAAGTGGCGGAGCTGTTGTCCGTCGCCGACATCATGCTGCTCACGTCGGAGAAGGAAAGCTTCGGACTCGTCGCGCTCGAAGCGATGGCGTGCGGCGTCCCGACGGTCGGGACGACCGCCGGCGGCATCCCGGAGGTCGTCAAGCACGGGGAGACCGGATTTTTGTCGGACATCGGCGACACGGACTCCATGGCCGACGATTGCATTAGGCTCTTAACGGATCCGACGTTGTACGCCCGCGTCTCGGCGAACTGCACGAAGCGGTCCCAGACGGTATTCTGCAACGATCTGATCATGGAGACGTACGAGGATATTTACTACCGCATTCTAGGGCGGGAGCGGGAGCAGGTCGTTCGGGAGCGAGTGTGCGCGGTCGAATGA
- a CDS encoding CCA tRNA nucleotidyltransferase produces the protein MTDGIFFEDEMGRGGLRLLRRLAERGYAAYFVGGCVRDALLGRPVKDIDIATAAKPDTVLELFPEAIPTGLKHGTVTVPLGSWHYEVTTFRAESDYSDGRHPDSVSFLDDVEGDLERRDFTVNAMAVDAEGRLVDPFGGRRDLEAKRLRAVGDPAARFGEDALRMLRFVRFAAEYGFAADEPTWAEAKLGAPGLAVVAMERVAAELSRMIGGSDPYRALALLRESELLRWTKERLRLPRALGLANDDGADSAAPSAEDPLRRLAEVGDELARWALWFDRMELGPDEAEGVCRALRTSGAFEGALRRTLAFHAALRGAPTELARRAWIGAALRQGEEAARRWLTLEPAYRGLPAFDWTAPYFDAGAAWLDEMPAKTLKELAIGGADVLAAAGGRRGGPWTADLLGRLLEEAALGELANEREALLTRVRSLLPQYGAGNGGDD, from the coding sequence ATGACGGACGGGATTTTCTTCGAAGACGAGATGGGGCGGGGCGGCCTTCGGCTGCTCCGGCGGCTGGCCGAACGCGGGTATGCCGCTTATTTCGTAGGCGGCTGCGTGCGGGACGCCTTGCTCGGCCGTCCCGTCAAGGATATCGATATCGCGACGGCGGCGAAGCCGGATACGGTGCTCGAGTTGTTCCCGGAGGCGATTCCGACGGGGCTGAAGCACGGCACGGTGACGGTGCCGCTCGGCTCCTGGCATTACGAGGTGACGACGTTCCGCGCGGAGTCCGATTATTCGGACGGGCGTCATCCGGATTCGGTGTCGTTCCTCGACGACGTGGAAGGGGACTTGGAGCGGCGCGACTTCACCGTGAACGCGATGGCGGTCGACGCGGAAGGCCGGCTCGTCGATCCGTTCGGCGGACGCCGCGATCTGGAAGCGAAACGTCTGCGCGCCGTCGGCGACCCGGCCGCGCGGTTCGGCGAAGATGCGCTGCGCATGCTGCGCTTCGTCCGCTTCGCGGCGGAGTACGGCTTCGCGGCGGACGAGCCGACCTGGGCGGAGGCGAAGCTCGGCGCGCCCGGGCTCGCCGTCGTCGCGATGGAGCGCGTCGCCGCGGAGCTGTCGCGCATGATCGGCGGCAGCGATCCGTATCGGGCGCTGGCGCTGCTTCGCGAGAGCGAGCTGCTCCGGTGGACGAAGGAGCGGCTGCGGCTGCCGCGCGCGCTCGGACTCGCGAACGACGACGGGGCCGACTCGGCTGCCCCCTCGGCGGAGGATCCGTTGCGGCGCCTCGCCGAGGTGGGGGACGAGCTGGCTCGCTGGGCGTTATGGTTCGACCGGATGGAGCTCGGACCGGACGAAGCCGAAGGCGTCTGCCGGGCGCTGCGAACGTCCGGGGCGTTCGAGGGCGCGCTTCGGCGGACGCTCGCGTTCCATGCGGCGCTGCGTGGGGCGCCGACGGAGCTCGCGCGCCGGGCTTGGATCGGCGCGGCGCTGCGGCAAGGCGAGGAGGCGGCGCGGCGTTGGTTGACGCTGGAGCCGGCGTATCGCGGCTTGCCTGCATTCGATTGGACGGCGCCGTACTTCGACGCAGGAGCCGCTTGGCTCGATGAGATGCCGGCGAAGACGCTGAAGGAGCTCGCGATCGGCGGCGCGGACGTGTTGGCCGCGGCCGGGGGGCGCAGGGGCGGACCGTGGACGGCGGATCTGCTCGGCAGGCTGCTGGAAGAGGCGGCGCTCGGGGAGCTGGCGAACGAACGCGAAGCGCTGCTGACGCGCGTTCGTTCGCTGCTGCCGCAATACGGCGCCGGTAACGGAGGGGACGATTAG